In a single window of the Gossypium hirsutum isolate 1008001.06 chromosome A13, Gossypium_hirsutum_v2.1, whole genome shotgun sequence genome:
- the LOC107918555 gene encoding uncharacterized protein codes for MALSSASVFTHPLAISTLTRRPLGVSLHYHRLHHHRSPTFATLSSSSSQPPSSTAVTPPLPTSAGENTLSSQTHQHPNPGSFNYALANPKGDSLLGIARSTESNIEKIIFDFRFLALFAVGGSLAGSLLCFLNGCVYIFEAYKVYWTSCVKGIHTGNMVLRLVEAIDVYLAGTVMLIFGMGLYGLFISNLNPELPADVDRALKGSSLFGMFAMKERPKWMKISSLDELKTKVGHVIVMILLVKMFERSKMVAINTGMDLLSYAICIFLSSASLYILHHLHKPE; via the exons ATGGCTCTCTCCTCTGCTTCAGTCTTTACCCATCCACTCGCCATCTCCACTCTCACGCGCCGCCCTTTAGGTGTTTCTCTCCACTACCACCGTCTTCATCATCATCGTTCCCCTACTTTTGCTACTTTAAGCTCCTCTTCTTCTCAACCACCCTCATCAACAGCAGTAACTCCTCCTCTTCCTACTTCAGCCGGCGAAAATACTTTGTCGTCTCAAACTCATCAACACCCAAACCCAGGCAGCTTTAACTATGCGTTAGCCAATCCTAAAGGCGACTCATTACTTGGTATTGCTCGCTCCACCGAGTCCAACATCGAAAAG ATAATCTTTGACTTCCGTTTCTTAGCACTTTTTGCCGTTGGAGGTTCGTTGGCCGGTTCACTGTTATGCTTTCTAAAT GGTTGTGTTTACATTTTTGAAGCTTACAAGGTCTATTGGACAAGCTGTGTTAAAGGGATTCACACAGGGAATATGGTTTTACGATTGGTTGAAGCCATTG ATGTTTATCTTGCTGGAACAGTGATGTTAATATTTGGTATGGGATTGTATGGATTATTCATCAGTAACTTGAACCCGGAATTGCCTGCCGATGTCGATCGTGCCCTTAAAGGCTCGTCATTGTTCGGAATGTTTGCTATGAAG GAGAGGCCAAAATGGATGAAAATAAGTTCACTGGATGAACTGAAGACAAAAGTGGGACATGTTATAGTGATGATTCTATTGGTGAAGATGTTTGAAAGAAGCAAAATGGTGGCCATAAACACTGGCATGGATCTCCTTAGTTATGCTATCTGTATTTTCCTCTCTTCTGCTTCTTTGTACATCCTTCATCATCTTCACAAGCCTGAATAG